From Micromonospora echinospora:
GTCGGCGCGGACGGGTTGAACAGCACGCTGCGCCGCCGGTTGTGGCCGGCGGCGCCGCCACCGGCGTACTCCGGCTCGACGGCCTGGCGGGCGGCGATCGCCTGGCCCGTGCCGGTGGCGACGGCAGTCACCTGGGGGCGGCCGCGAGTTCGGCACCGTTCCGCTCGGCGACGGCCGGCTCTACTGGTACGCGGCGGACGTCGCGCCGCCCGGCGGGCGCGAGCCGGACGAGCTGGCCGCCGTGCGGGAGCGGTTCGGCGACTGGCACGAGCCGATCCCGGCGTTGCTGGCGGCCACGCCACCGGAGGCGGTGCTCCGGACGGATCTGCTGCACCTGGACACTCCGCTGCCGACCTACGTCCAGGGCCGGGTCGCGCTGCTCGGCGACGCCGCGCACGCGATGACGCCGCACCTGGGCCAGGGCGCGGGGCAGGCGATCGAGGACGCCGTGGTGCTGGGCGCCGTCTGCGCCACCGGCACGGCGGACCTGGCCGGCGCGCTGGCCTCGTACGACCGGCAGCGGCGACCGCGCAGCCAGGCGGTCGCGCGCGCGGCCCTGCGCACCGCCCGGTACGGCCAGCAACTGCGCAACCCGGTGGCGGTGGCCCTGCGCGACACGACGATCCGGCTGACCCCGTCGAAGGCGGCGCTGCGCGGCATGGCCCGGTACGCCGACTGGCAGCCGCCGGGCTGACCGCGGGCCACCGGCCGGGCCGGCGCGGGGACCGTCGGCGAATCGGAGTCGCGACAATCCTTCAGAATATCGATCGCTCGCGTTTTCGAGGTCGTCCGAATGGGAGAGGTGGCCGGTAAGATCGGCGACAGAACTGCGACCGATCACGGACTGCCCGGCGGCCGGCGTCAGCTCACACTGAGCGCATGAATACGAGACTCCGCCGCAGCCGGGCATTCCGCCTCGCGGTGTGTCTCGCCCTCGTGGCGATATTGAGCGGCTGCATGCAGCTCAACCTCGGGCTGACCGTGAACGACGACGACACCGTCTCCGGCCAGCTCCTGCTCACCGCGCCGAAGTCCGTGCTCAGGCAACGCAACCCGGACCCGGCGGTCGCCTTCGCGCAACTGCGGCCGAACATTCCCTCACTTCCGCCCGGGGCGGAGAGCCGGTACGAGGACGCGACCTCGTACGGCATTCAGATCACGTACCGGAAAACGCCGCTGGCGCAATTCACGAGCGAAAGCGTGAATCTTGTTCGAGACGATGATCTGTATCGCTTCTCGCTCCCGCTGGACCCGAAGAAATACGGCGGGATGGTCGGGCAGCAGGATCCGCGCCAGCAGCAGGCTTTCATGACCCTGATGGCGTTCGAGATCTCGGTGACGTTCCCCGGCCGGGTGCTCGACACCAACGGCACGGTCACCGGGCGCTCGGTCAGCTGGAAGGTGGTCGCCAACCAGCCCAAGCCGGCCGAGCTGCGCGCCGTCGCCCAGGCGCCCCCGCCGCCGGCCACCAGCCCGGCCGCGGTGGTGACCGGGAACGGCTCCTTCCCCTGGCTGCCGGTCGTCGGCGCCGTGGTCGTCCTGCTGCTGGTCGCCGCCGTGGCGTTCGTGCTGCTGATGCGGCGACGGCGCTCCCGCGGCGGCCCGGACGCGACGGCCACCACCGACCCGGGCGGCACCACCGGCGCCGCCCTCGGCCCGGGCGCCCTCACCGGCCCGGGCGCGTCAGCCGGCCCCGCTCCGGCCACCACCGGCGCCCCGGCCGCACCCGACACGCCGACTCGACCCGCCGGTCCGCCGGCCTGAGCCGCTCCGACCACCGACGGCGCCCGCGCCGGCGGCCCACCACCGCACCGGGCGGAACCTGGGTCCAGCACCCCGGAACGCCGCCGCACCATCCCACCCCGGCCGCACCACCGCACCATCGAAAAAGAGGGGGATCGCCGTGAACGATCTCTTCACCTGGGCCGCCCTGGGCAGCCTCACCGGCGCCAGCGCCGCCACCCTGCTCGCCACGAACGTCATCGGCGGGCTGATCGGCCCGAGCGGCGACAAGGCCCGCAAGTGGATCGCGCTGGGCTTCGCGCTGCTGCTGTCCTACCTGACCGCCGCGTTCGCCACCGACGCAGGCCCGGAGAAGTGGATCATCGCGTTCTTCAACGGACTGGTGATCTTCTCCGCCGCGCTCGGCGTCAACCAACTCCCCCCTGGCAACCGGCAGGCGACGCAGGCGTCGCCGACCCAGCTCGCCCAGGGCCGCGAGCCCCGCTACGTCCGCTCCTGGGTCTGAGAGAGGTGACCCCCATGATCTTCGGCATCCTCAGCGCCGCCGTCCAGGTCGTCTTCGGCGCCGTACTCGGGCAACTCGCCGCCGGCACCGTCGGCCTGCTGGTCGGCGCGGTCGTCGGACTGCTCCTCGGCGCGCCCTTCGGCTGGGCGTCCGCCTCCGCCGGCACGTACGGCCCCGACCCGAAGGGGATCTTCCTCTTCGTGGTCGACCACACCTGGAGCCTGCTCAACACGTTCGCCGGGGCGCTCTTCCTAGCCCTGCACCTGGTCTTCGGCCACCAGCTCGACCGGATCGTCTCGGCCGGCAGCGGCCGGGTCAACGTGATCGAGGGCGTCTCCCCCCGGTACGCCACCACGATCGGCACCGTGTGCGCCGGATCCAGCCCGGGCATCCAGCGCCACGAGGACGTGCACGTGTTCCAGGCCCGGCTGCTCGGCCCGTTCTACCTGCCGCTGGTGGCGCTCAACTACGTGCTGTTCACCATCGCCCCGGTGTGGCTGCTCTGGCACGACCACACCAACGCGCCGATCAACCGGTTCACCCGCTACTTCGAAATCGGCGTCTACCCACACGTCTGGAACGAGGCCATCGCGTACCGGATCCAGGGGACGCCACCGCGATGACCGGAGCGATCGAGGCGGCCGTCGAGGACGTCGCGAGCTGGCTGACCGGAGCCGCGGGTGAGCCCGTACCGGTCGGTCCGCCGCGCGACGACCCCGACGGCGGCCTCACGGTCTGGCCGCTGGAGCTGCGGCCGGCCCGGCAGACCGCCGCCGGCGGCGCGGCGCGCGAGCCGTACCGGTTCGTGGTCCGGCTGCTGGTCGCGGGCGGCGGGCCGGCCGCCCTCGCGGCGCTGGACCGGGTGCTCGCCGCCGCCACCACGGCGGGCCGGCCGGAGCTGGTGCTCGCCACCGGCGACCCGGCGCTGTGGCGGGCACTCGGCGTGGCGCCCCGGCCGGCGTTGCTGCTGGACGTGCCGGCCCGCATCGACCGGCCGGTCCCGGCCGCGCCGCCGGTGCGGCACCCGCTGCGACTGCGGCAGCTCGGCATGCGCACGCTCGACGGCCGGGTGGTCGGCCCGCAGGACCAGCCGCTCGCCGCCGTCCGGGTGGAGCTGGTGGGCAGCGCCCAGGCCACCGAGACCGACGCCGCCGGCCGGTTCCGGCTGGCCGGCGTGCCGCACGACCCCGACTCGCCGGACGCTCCGGTGCGGATCCGGCTGATCGGCGCGGGCCGCGTCCACACCGCCGAACTCGACCCGGACGGCGACCACCTGGTCGTCGTCCGCGCCCCCGACTGACGTCCGAGGAGGACCGATGCCCACCTACTTCTCCCCCGGCATCTACGTCGAGGAGGTGCCCAGCGGGGCCCGCCCGATCGGACCGGTCGGCATGAGCACCGCCGCCTTCGTCGGGGTCGCGCCCAACCGGACCGCCCACGTCGGCGAGGTGCTGGCGGTGAACAGCTGGACCGAGTTCCTGCGGCTGTACGCCGACGGCGAGCACCTGGAGAGCACCCCGCTGGCCCGCGCCGTGTTCGGCTTCCTGGACAACGGCGGCACCCGCTGCTGGGTGGTGAACGTCGGCGAGGGCGGACGGCTCACCGGCACCGGCGGGCGGCGCGGCGGCCTGGAGCTGCTGGAGGCGATCGACGAGGTCTCCATCCTGGCCGCCCCCGGCTACCACGATCCGGTCTCGCACGAGGCGCTGATCAGCATGGCCGAGCGGCTGCGCACCATGGTGGCCATCTGCGACCCGCCGCCCGAGGTCACCGACGTCTCCCGGCTCACCCGGGTCGCCACCCCGGGCAAGCCGCCCAAGCCCGCGTCGGCCGCTTCGACCTCGACGTCCGACAAGCCCGCCGAGGGTACGCCGGGCGACGCCGACGACGAACCGCCCGGCACCGGCGGCGACCGGCCCCGGCAGTCGGACTTCGCCACCTTCTACTTCCCGTGGATCCGGGTCCGTGACCCGCTCAGCGGCGACCTCGTGCTCACCCCGCCGAGCGGGCACGTCGCGGGCATCTGGGCCCGCACCGACGCGCTGCGCGGCGTGCACAAGGCACCCGCCAACGAGCCGGTACGCGGCGCCGTCGACCTCGCGTACCGGGTCACCCGCCCTGAGCACGACGTGCTCAACCCCAAGGGCGTCAACGTGATCCGGTTCTTTGCCGGGGAGGGCATCCGGCTGTGGGGCGCCCGCACGCTCGCCGCCGAGGCCAGCGAGTGGCGCTACCTGAACGTGCGGCGGCTGTCCATCTCCATCGAGCAGGCCATCTCCAACGGCACCCGCTGGATGGTGTTCGAGCCGAACGACTTCACGCTGTGGCGCTCGATCCGCCGCGACATCGGCGCTTTCCTGACCCGGGTGTGGCGCGACGGCGCGCTGCTCGGCCGTACGCCCGAGGAGGCGTTCTTCGTCAAGTGCGACGAGGAGACCAACCCGGCCGACGTCCGCGACGCCGGAATGGTGGTGGCCCACATCGGCATCGCGGTGGTCAAGCCCGCGGAGTTCGTGGTGTTCAAGCTGAGCCAGTGGGCCGGCGGCACCGAGACCGAGACGATCGGAGGCTGACATGCCCACCACCGCGACGCCGCAGCCGGGAGCGCCCGTCGACCCGTACCGGGCCTACCACTTCAAGCTGCTGATCAACGGCGTCACCAACGGGCACTTCACCGAGGTCAGCGGCTTCGAGGTGGCGATACCGGCGCTGTCGTACCGGGAGGCGGGCAACGAACGCATCCGGGCCGTGCCCGGCCAGGTCGAGTACGCCCCGGTCACGCTCCACTTCGGCCTGACCAGCTCACGGGAGCTGTGGGACTGGGTGAACGCGGCGGCGAAGGGCACCGTCAACCGGCGCAACGTGTCGGTGGTGCTGCTGGACCCGGCCGGCACCGCCGAGGTTCTGCGCTGGAACATGATCAACGCCTGGCCGACCCGGTGGCGGGGCGCACACCTGAACACCCTGTCGCAGGAGATCGCCATCGAGGCGCTGACCCTGGCGTACGAGGGCCTGGAGCTGGAGGCCGGCGGTGCCGCCGCCCCGGCGACCGCGTGACCGGCTGGCCCGCGCGCTGCGGGCCACCGCCGACCGCCTGTCCGGTCCGGGCACACCGTCCGCGCCGGACGACGCGCCACGTCCTCCCGGCCAGGCTCCCGAGCACTGGCGGCGCCTGGTGGCGGCGCACGCCCCCGGCCTGCTGCGCGACCTTCCCCCGCCCGCCGATCCTCCCCTGCCCGCCGACCCTCCCGCGCTATCCGCTCCTTCCCCGCCCTCCGCTCCTTTCCCGACCTCCGTCGAACGGCGCCAGAGGGGCCGGTGGCGGAACTGGATGGCACGTTTGATCAACGGACTCGCCGCTTCCCGCAACGGCCCGCCGAGATCTTGGTACGAGATGGCCCCCATAGGGGCCGTTTCCTACCAAGATCTTCCGCATGTCTTGGAGGGTGGGACGGGGATCTCGGAGGGTGAGAGATCCGCTGGACCGCTCGGACGGGGTGCGGCACTGCTCGGGCTCGGAGCGGCGTCCACACGTCCGGACGGTGTGGAGGGCGCGGCGGGGCCGGAGACGTTCCCGCCGACGGTGGACACTCGGTGCCGCTCGGGCCAGGCGGTACGCCCGGACGGTGCCAGGTCACGTGAGGACGCTCCGGCGTGTGGGTGCGTAACGTCACGCGGCCCGGCCGGATCGGCGTGCGTCGCCGAAGGATCCGGGTCGCGGGACGCCTTCGGCAGACCACGCACCCACGGCACCCCGGCCACCGGCGTCGGCACCGGCACCGGCACCGGCACCGGCACCGGCGTCACAGCAACAGCCACAGAGAGCACAGCGACCGCCGGTGCCGGACGAACAACAGGGGCAGGGACCAGCAGCGCCGGCACCGGCACCGGCACCGGCACCGGCACCGGCACCGGCAGCAGTGATCGCAACAGCACCGACAGGTCAACCGGCGCCAGCAGGTCAACCGACACCGGCGCGCCCACCAGCACCGGCCGGCGCACCGGCCCGGACGGCAGCCGTGACGCGACGGGATCGCCGGGCCGCGTCACCTCAGGCGACTCGGCCCCGCCGTCAGCCGCGGAGCGGTGGCCCGGCCTCAGCACGGGCCGGGCGCTCCGGAGCCTCGCACAGGTCCGCCGAAGCCGCTCCCGGGAGGCCGCTGTTGAGGCGGACCTGCCGCCCGATCGAGGGGACGTGCCCTCGCTCGTCTTCGCCACGGCGCCACCGTCGTTGCCGCACGAACCAGCCGAACGCACGAGGGACGGCCGAACCGGATACGCGAACGGTCGCCGCGGGACCGGATCGGTCGACCGCCCCCCGGCGCGGACCGCGGGCTCGCCGTACCCCAATGGGCACGACCCGGCCCGCGGCGGCGAGCTCCGGCACGCGACCGACGGACCGTGGCCGGCCCTGCCGGACGACACCGGCCCGTCCCGGACGACGAACCCGGCCGGCGCGGGCCGGGCGACCGACGGTGGACCCACGGACCCGTGGCCGGCGCTCCCGGCCGAACCGGCGTGGCATCCCTCGCGGGCCACGCCGTGGAGTGACACGGCCCGGCTGGACCGGGAACAGGCGGGTGACTGATGGAACGCGTCGCCTTCCTCGTGGACGAGTCCGGCACCCGGGTCGACTGCCTGCTCAACCCGGAAACCGTGCAGGTGACCCGGCTGGCCGGGGTACGCCCGCGCGGCGGCCCGGACGGTCCGCTGACCGGTGCCGGGCTGGCCGACGATCCGCTGGTCTTCACCGGCGGCGGCCGTACCGAACTGGTCCTCGATCTGCTCTTCGACGTC
This genomic window contains:
- a CDS encoding glycine zipper family protein, whose amino-acid sequence is MIFGILSAAVQVVFGAVLGQLAAGTVGLLVGAVVGLLLGAPFGWASASAGTYGPDPKGIFLFVVDHTWSLLNTFAGALFLALHLVFGHQLDRIVSAGSGRVNVIEGVSPRYATTIGTVCAGSSPGIQRHEDVHVFQARLLGPFYLPLVALNYVLFTIAPVWLLWHDHTNAPINRFTRYFEIGVYPHVWNEAIAYRIQGTPPR
- a CDS encoding LppM family (lipo)protein, translated to MNTRLRRSRAFRLAVCLALVAILSGCMQLNLGLTVNDDDTVSGQLLLTAPKSVLRQRNPDPAVAFAQLRPNIPSLPPGAESRYEDATSYGIQITYRKTPLAQFTSESVNLVRDDDLYRFSLPLDPKKYGGMVGQQDPRQQQAFMTLMAFEISVTFPGRVLDTNGTVTGRSVSWKVVANQPKPAELRAVAQAPPPPATSPAAVVTGNGSFPWLPVVGAVVVLLLVAAVAFVLLMRRRRSRGGPDATATTDPGGTTGAALGPGALTGPGASAGPAPATTGAPAAPDTPTRPAGPPA
- a CDS encoding phage tail protein — encoded protein: MPTTATPQPGAPVDPYRAYHFKLLINGVTNGHFTEVSGFEVAIPALSYREAGNERIRAVPGQVEYAPVTLHFGLTSSRELWDWVNAAAKGTVNRRNVSVVLLDPAGTAEVLRWNMINAWPTRWRGAHLNTLSQEIAIEALTLAYEGLELEAGGAAAPATA
- a CDS encoding carboxypeptidase-like regulatory domain-containing protein, whose translation is MTGAIEAAVEDVASWLTGAAGEPVPVGPPRDDPDGGLTVWPLELRPARQTAAGGAAREPYRFVVRLLVAGGGPAALAALDRVLAAATTAGRPELVLATGDPALWRALGVAPRPALLLDVPARIDRPVPAAPPVRHPLRLRQLGMRTLDGRVVGPQDQPLAAVRVELVGSAQATETDAAGRFRLAGVPHDPDSPDAPVRIRLIGAGRVHTAELDPDGDHLVVVRAPD
- a CDS encoding phage tail sheath family protein is translated as MPTYFSPGIYVEEVPSGARPIGPVGMSTAAFVGVAPNRTAHVGEVLAVNSWTEFLRLYADGEHLESTPLARAVFGFLDNGGTRCWVVNVGEGGRLTGTGGRRGGLELLEAIDEVSILAAPGYHDPVSHEALISMAERLRTMVAICDPPPEVTDVSRLTRVATPGKPPKPASAASTSTSDKPAEGTPGDADDEPPGTGGDRPRQSDFATFYFPWIRVRDPLSGDLVLTPPSGHVAGIWARTDALRGVHKAPANEPVRGAVDLAYRVTRPEHDVLNPKGVNVIRFFAGEGIRLWGARTLAAEASEWRYLNVRRLSISIEQAISNGTRWMVFEPNDFTLWRSIRRDIGAFLTRVWRDGALLGRTPEEAFFVKCDEETNPADVRDAGMVVAHIGIAVVKPAEFVVFKLSQWAGGTETETIGG
- a CDS encoding FAD-dependent monooxygenase, which codes for MRERFGDWHEPIPALLAATPPEAVLRTDLLHLDTPLPTYVQGRVALLGDAAHAMTPHLGQGAGQAIEDAVVLGAVCATGTADLAGALASYDRQRRPRSQAVARAALRTARYGQQLRNPVAVALRDTTIRLTPSKAALRGMARYADWQPPG